In the genome of Meles meles chromosome 16, mMelMel3.1 paternal haplotype, whole genome shotgun sequence, one region contains:
- the BPIFB6 gene encoding BPI fold-containing family B member 6, which yields MLRILFLALCGPLTHTRADPGARLRLGMDIMNREVQSAMDESHILEQMAAEASKKPIKGITNMKVKDVQLPVITLNFIPGVGIFQCVSTGMTITGKSFMGGNMEIIVALNITATDRLLQDEETGLPVFKSEGCEIILVSVKTNMPSNMLPKVVNKFLDSTLHKVLPSLMCPAIDAVLVYVNRKWASLNAPMPVGQMGTIKYVLTSMPTTTASYVQVDFSPTVQQQGGNTIQSANAGEAFEFPEGYAEGSSQLLLSATFLTAELALLQKSFDVNVHDTKIGQLPPQTTKTLAGFIPKVAKAYPKPKPLVTQIRINKPPKITMETGNSLLHLHGTLEMFAVRRRGKTPVSLFLLESHFNLKIQYSVHENRLQMVTTLDRLLSLSRESSSIGAFKEKKLTGFITDYLQEAYVPVVNDVLQVGFPLPDLLDTDYNLAELSIVENALVLNLKLN from the exons ATGCTGCGGATCCTGTTTCTGGCCCTCTGTGGCCCGCTGACCCACACCCGAGCAGACCCCGGGGCACGGCTGCGGCTGGGCATGGACATCATGAACCGCG AGGTGCAGAGTGCCATGGATGAGAGCCACATCCTGGAACAGATGGCAGCTGAGGCAAGCAAGAAGCCCATCAAGGGCATCACCAA TATGAAAGTGAAGGATGTACAGCTGCCTGTCATCACCTTGAACTTCATCCCTGGAGTGGGTATCTTCCAGTGTGTGTCCACCGGCATGACCATCACTGGCAAGAG CTTCATGGGTGGGAACATGGAGATCATCGTGGCTCTGAACATCACAGCCACCGACCGGCTTCTGCAGGATGAGGAAACGGGCCTCCCCGTGTTTAAGAGCGAGGGCTGTGAGATCATCCTGGTCAGCGTGAAGACCAACATGCCTAGCAA CATGCTGCCTAAGGTTGTCAACAAGTTCCTGGACAGCACGCTACACAAAGTTCTTCCAAGCCTG ATGTGTCCAGCCATCGACGCGGTCCTGGTGTACGTGAACAGGAAGTGGGCCAGCCTGAATG CCCCCATGCCCGTGGGCCAGATGGGCACGATCAAATATGTCCTGACGTCCATGCCGACCACCACGGCCAGCTACGTCCAAGTAGACTTCAGC CCTACGGTGCAGCAGCAAGGGGGCAACACCATCCAGTCTGCCAACGCTGGGGAGGCCTTCGAGTTCCCTGAAGGCTATGCTGAAGGCTCCTCACAGCTGCTGCTCTCAGCCACCTTCCTCACTGCAGAGCTGGCCCTTCTGCAGAAGTCGTTCGATGTGAATGTCCATGATACAAAG ATTGGTCAACTGCCCCCACAAACCACGAAGACCCTGGCTGGCTTTATCCCTAAA GTAGCTAAGGCTTATCCCAAGCCGAAGCCCTTGGTGACCCAGATCAGGATAAACAAGCCCCCCAAGATCACCATGGAGACAGGCAATAGCCTACTGCACCTCCATGGCACCCTGGAGATGTTTGCTGTTCGGCGGCGGGGCAAGACTCCTGTGTCCCTCTTTCTCCTGGAAAGT CACTTCAACCTGAAAATCCAGTACTCAGTTCATGAGAACCGTCTGCAGATGGTCACCACTCTGGACAG ATTACTGAGCCTGTCACGGGAGTCCTCATCGATTGGTGCTTTCAAA GAGAAGAAGTTGACTGGCTTTATTACTGATTATCTCCAAGAAGCGTACGTCCCAGTAGTCAATG ATGTGCTCCAAGTTGGGTTCCCACTTCCAGACCTTCTGGACACGGATTACAACCTGGCAGAGCTGAGCATAGTAGAG AATGCCCTGGTGCTGAACTTGAAGCTGAACTGA
- the BPIFB3 gene encoding BPI fold-containing family B member 3 yields the protein MLGMWSLLLLWGLATPCQGLLEKVGTLARIDKDELGKAIQNSLVGGPILQNVLGTVTSVNQGLLGSGGLLGGGGLLSYGGVFGVVEEISGLKIEELTLPKVSLKLLPGFGVQLSLHTKVGLHGSGPLGGLLQLAAEVNVSSRVALGVSSRGTPILVLKRCSTLLGHISLLSGLLPPPLFGVVEQTLFKVLPGLLCPMVDSVLGVVNELLGTALSLVPLGALGSVEFTLATLPLISNQYIELDINPIVKSVAGDVIDFPKPPKPIKVPPKEDHTSQVVVPLYLFSTVFGLLQTNGALDIDITPELVPSNVPLTTTDLAALVPEALGKLPPGQQLLLSMRVKEAPSVTLQKGKAIISIPANVHVLSYHPKGTPEALFELNAILTLNAQLAPSATKLHLSLSLERLSAKLASSFSHAFDVTRLEEWLSDVVRVAYVPKLNVDLDVGIPLPKVLNVNFASAALEIIENAVVLTVAS from the exons ATGTTGGGTATGTGGTCCTTGCTTCTCCTCTGGGGGCTGGCGACTCCGTGCCAGGGGCTGCTCGAGAAGGTGGGCACGCTCGCTCGGATTGACAAGGATGAACTTGGCAAAG CCATCCAGAACTCGCTGGTTGGGGGGCCCATTCTGCAGAACGTCCTGGGGACGGTCACATCTGTGAACCAGGGCCTCCTGGGCTCTGGGGGACTGCTCGGAGGAGGCGGCCTGTTGAGCTATGGAGGGGTTTTTGGCGTTGTGGAAGAGATTTCTGG GCTGAAGATCGAGGAACTCACACTGCCCAAGGTGTCACTGAAGCTGCTGCCTGGTTTTGGGGTGCAGCTGAGCCTGCACACCAAGGTGGGCCTGCATGGCTCTGG CCCCCTGGGGGGTCTCCTGCAGCTGGCTGCAGAGGTGAACGTGTCGTCGAGGGTGGCGCTGGGCGTGAGCTCGCGGGGCACGCCCATCCTCGTCCTCAAGCGCTGCAGCACGCTCCTGGGCCACATCAGCCTGCTCTCCGG GCTGCTGCCCCCACCTCTCTTCGGGGTCGTGGAGCAGACACTCTTCAAGGTGCTGCCGGGACTG CTGTGCCCCATGGTGGACAGTGTGCTGGGCGTGGTGAATGAGCTCCTGGGGACTGCGCTGA gccTGGTGCCCCTTGGGGCTCTTGGATCCGTGGAATTTACTCTGGCCACGCTGCCTCTTATCTCTAACCAGTACATAGAGTTGGATATTAAC CCTATCGTGAAAAGTGTAGCTGGTGACGTCATTGACTTCCCCAAGCCCCCCAAACCCATTAAGGTGCCCCCCAAGGAGGACCATACATCCCAGGTGGTTGTACCTCTGTACCTCTTCAGCACCGTATTTGGGCTCCTGCAGACCAACGGTGCCCTTGACATAGACATCACCCCGGAACTG GTCCCCAGCAATGTGCCACTGACAACTACAGACCTGGCGGCTTTGGTCCCTGAG GCCCTGGGAAAGTTGCCCCCCGGCCAGCAGCTGCTGCTCTCCATGCGGGTGAAGGAAGCACCGTCAGTCACACTCCAGAAGGGCAAGGCCATCATCTCTATCCCAGCTAACGTCCATGTGCTCTCCTACCACCCGAAAGGGACCCCTGAAGCCCTCTTCGAGCTGAATGCG ATTTTGACTTTAAATGCCCAGCTGGCTCCCTCAGCTACCAAGCTGCACCTTTCGCTGTCCCTGGAACG GCTCAGTGCCAAGCtggcctcctccttctcccacgCCTTTGAT GTTACCCGCTTAGAAGAATGGCTCAGTGATGTGGTCCGGGTGGCCTACGTGCCGAAGCTCAATG TGGACCTGGATGTTGGAATTCCCCTGCCCAAGGTTCTCAATGTCAATTTTGCCAGTGCAGCCCTGGAGATCATCGAG AATGCTGTTGTGCTGACTGTGGCCTCCTGA